Within the Saccharopolyspora gloriosae genome, the region TCGTTGGAGCTGATCGTCCCAGGGTAGATGGGGTGCACCATGTCGACCAGGCTGAACTGGTTGCTGATCCCCGCCGGCGCGGGCAGCCCGTGCTGCGCGGCGTAAGCCACTGCTTCCCTGACCCGGTCCAGCGGCCAATTGGACATCCCGTATCCGCCGATCACCTGGCGTTTGACGAGATCGGCCAGTGCGGTGACGAACTCACCGACCGGCACCTCGAGGTTGTCACGGTGCAGCATGTACAGCGCGGCGTCGGATCGCCGCATGCGGTCGAGACTCTCGGTGAGCTGGACTTCGACCCGGCTCGGCAGGCACTCCGGTGTGTGGGCGCCTTTGGCGAGCACCCACACCTCGTCGGTGACGCCGCGGTCGGCCGCCCACTCGCCGAACGTGCTTTCACAGCAACCGGGACCATAGGCGAATCCGTAGATCCAGGCCGTGTCGAAGCCACGGCCGCCGCCTTCCCAGTATGCGTCGTAGATCGGGAAACCACGGTCGGGCTGGCCGAAGGACGACGTCCCCAGCACTACCTGTGGCCTGCCGGGTCCGGTGGTGGGGTCAGGCATGGTTTTTCCTGCCTTTCGGGGCTTGGAAGGCGGCGTGATCACTGGACGAGAGCCTGTTTCACCTGTGCGGCCACATGATCGAGATGGCCTTCGGCGAGGCCAGGATGCGAGGGGAGGGCCAGCAGTTCCTGGGAAAGCCGCTCGGCGACCGGGCACGACTCGCCACGGTGATCACGGAACGCGGGTTGCCGGTGGAGCGGGTATGGGTAGCGCAGTAGCGCGGGGATCTTGCGGGACCGTAGTTCCGCGGCCAGTTCCGCGGCGGTGCGGCGGCCAGGTCCTGGTACCACGCGCAGCGCGTACTTCCAGTAGGCGTGCACCGTTCCCT harbors:
- a CDS encoding aldo/keto reductase; this translates as MITPPSKPRKAGKTMPDPTTGPGRPQVVLGTSSFGQPDRGFPIYDAYWEGGGRGFDTAWIYGFAYGPGCCESTFGEWAADRGVTDEVWVLAKGAHTPECLPSRVEVQLTESLDRMRRSDAALYMLHRDNLEVPVGEFVTALADLVKRQVIGGYGMSNWPLDRVREAVAYAAQHGLPAPAGISNQFSLVDMVHPIYPGTISSNDRDWRTWLATTKIPLYPWASQGRGCHALVDPEELRDGPLTESWFSEVNLERIGRVREVAGRRAISPTGLALAWTRSQPFPVIPLIGPRTVEEVHDSLAALEFQLTPHERDWLETGEGRPV